A single window of Girardinichthys multiradiatus isolate DD_20200921_A chromosome 15, DD_fGirMul_XY1, whole genome shotgun sequence DNA harbors:
- the ppil4 gene encoding peptidyl-prolyl cis-trans isomerase-like 4 — MRTECSFVFLARRANVSMAVLLETTLGDIVIDLFTEERPKTSLSFLKLCKIKYYNYCLIHNVQRDFILQTGDPTGTGRGGESVYCKLYGDQARFFDTEKVPRIKHRKKGTVSMVNNGNDQHGSQFLITTGENLDYLDGVHTVFGEVTEGLDVLTKINESFVDKDFVPFQDIRINHTVVLDDPFDDPPDLPVPDRSPEPTKEQLDSGRIGADEVIEDADGKGAEELEERLKEKEAKTQAILLEMVGDLPDADVKPPENVLFVCKLNPVTTDEDLEIIFSRFGSIKSCEIIRDWKTGDSLCYAFIEFEKEEDCEKAYFKMDNVLIDDRRIHVDFSQSVAKIKWKGKGGKYTKDDFKAYEKDLENRSKVALKDQMKPKQDSKYDLLIEDEEETTSHRHSEKKHKKHHHHSDDEDSRKSKKHKDSEESRRDRKSGRQRSRSRSRDRDHKHGKSRLKHGKEGRDKGHRDRSRSRSPRKSKDKERSRVR, encoded by the exons ATGCGTACGgaatgttcttttgtttttctcgcGAGACGTGCAAACGTCAGTATGGCGGTGCTCCTTGAAACAACGCTGGGGGATATTGTAATTGATTTGTTCACAGAGGAAAGACCTAAAA CCTCCCTAAGCTTCCTGAaattatgcaaaataaaatactacAACTACTGTCTCATCCACAATGTGCAG AGGGACTTCATTCTGCAGACTGGAGATCCTACTGGAACAGGCCGTGGAGGCGAATCTGTCTACTG CAAACTTTATGGAGACCAGGCGCGCTTTTTTGATACGGAGAAAGTGCCGCGCATCAAACACAGGAAGAAGGGGACGGTTTCCATGGTGAACAATGGAAATGATCAGCATGGCTCTCAG TTTCTCATCACAACTGGGGAGAACCTGGATTATCTGGATGGAGTCCACACTGTGTTCGGAGAAGTTACAGAAGGATTGGATGTCTTGACCAAGATCAACGAGTCGTTTGTTGACAAGGATTTTGTTCCATTTCAGGATATCAG GATAAACCACACAGTAGTCCTGGATGATCCGTTCGACGACCCTCCGGATCTGCCAGTTCCAGATCGATCACCTGAGCCCACCAAAGAGCAGCTAGAT AGTGGTCGTATTGGAGCCGATGAAGTAATCGAAGATGCAGATGGGAAAGGGGccgaggagctggaggagaggCTGAAGGAGAAAGAAGCCAAGACTCAGGCCATCCTGCTAGAGATG GTTGGTGACCTTCCTGATGCAGATGTCAAGCCTCCTGAGAACGTTCTGTTTGTTTGCAAACTGAACCCAGTAACCACAGATGAGGACCTCGAAATCATCTTTTCTCGCTTTGGGTCCATAAAAAG TTGTGAGATCATCAGAGACTGGAAAACTGGAGATTCCCTCTGCTACGCTTTCATTGAGTTTGAAAAG GAGGAAGACTGTGAGAAGGCTTACTTCAAAATGGACAATGTGCTAATTGATGACCGACGGATCCATGTGGACTTCAGCCAGTCTGTTGCAAAGATCAAATGGAAAGGGAAAG GTGGGAAATACACTAAAGATGACTTCAAAGCCTACGAGAAGGACCTGGAGAACCGTTCCAAAGTGGCTCTCAAAGATCAAATGAAGCCTAAACAAGA CTCTAAGTATGACCTGCTGATTGAGGACGAAGAGGAGACCACCAGCCATCGGCACTCTGAGAAGAAACACAAGAAGCATCATCATCATTCAGACGATGAAGACAGCAGGAAATCCAAAAAGCACAAG GACAGCGAGGAGAGCAGGCGCGACAGAAAGTCAGGCCGCCAGCGCTCCCGCTCACGATCACGAGACCGAGATCACAAACATGGCAAGTCCCGGCTCAAACACGGGAAGGAGGGGCGTGATAAAGGTCACAGGGACAGGAGCCGCAGTCGTTCTCCCAGGAAGTCCAAGGATAAAGAGAGGAGCAGAGTCAGATGA